From Bicyclus anynana chromosome 7, ilBicAnyn1.1, whole genome shotgun sequence, the proteins below share one genomic window:
- the LOC112050815 gene encoding zinc finger protein 426-like: MNPQIEPLDLSIKNKSKKMVNVIDFNFLAGLNDHLVKLYERTNQVDSKVCVPRASVKTVLPCQVCLKTFDRPSLLKRHMRTHTGEKPHICNVCSKGFSTSSSLNTHRRIHTGEKPHKCPECGKCFTASSNLYYHRMTHTKNKPHKCSWCPRSFPTPGELRAHTAAHARPLDGLLARPLDGLIARPLDGRIARPLDGMVAHGRELWPNPPVCPRIRFRQPRHYVSYD; this comes from the exons ATGAATCCACAAATAGAACCTTTAGATCTCTCAATCAAGaacaaatccaaaaaaatgGTAAATGTAATAGATTTCAACTTCCTCGCCGGTCTGAACGATCATCTAGTGAAGCTGTACGAACGCACCAACCAAGTCGACAGTAAAGTGTGTGTGCCGCGGGCGAGTGTGAAGACTGTCCTGCCTTGCCAAGTCTGTTTGAAAACCTTCGACCGGCCTTCCTTGTTGAAGCGACACATGAGAACCCATACAG GTGAGAAGCCCCACATCTGCAACGTGTGCAGCAAAGGCTTCAGCACTTCCAGCTCGCTCAACACGCACCGCAGGATACACACAG GTGAAAAGCCGCACAAGTGTCCCGAATGCGGGAAGTGCTTCACGGCCAGCTCCAACCTGTACTACCACCGCATGACGCACACCAAG AACAAGCCCCACAAATGCTCGTGGTGCCCACGTTCCTTCCCCACTCCGGGCGAACTTCGCGCGCACACCGCCGCGCACGCTCGACCACTCGACGGATTACTCGCCCGACCGCTCGACGGTTTAATCGCCCGACCGCTCGACGGACGGATCGCTCGACCGCTCGACGGAATGGTCGCGCACGGCCGAGAACTGTGGCCGAATCCGCCCGTGTGTCCGAGGATTAGGTTCAGACAACCGCGTCATTATGTTAGCTATGATTGA